The proteins below are encoded in one region of Aphelocoma coerulescens isolate FSJ_1873_10779 chromosome 4, UR_Acoe_1.0, whole genome shotgun sequence:
- the LOC138109903 gene encoding toll-like receptor 1 isoform X2 yields the protein MSFLRNFFFYKCLFALTFWNHVSLYVEEELFTSASNNFPEDGSDQEVKSLARLYTNSPWSKANSDWVVIQNTTESLSLSEIPQDSVNKLVTLLSNFRQGSRLKNLTLTNVSVEWDSLMKIFQTVWHSSIEYFNINSVTQLSQIVSYDFDYSGTSMKALTAKKILITDLYFIQDDLYRIFADMNIADMSIIDSDMIHMLCPSSESHFRYLNFLKNDLTDLLFQNCDNLLHLETLILQKNKFESLPKVSFMTSRMKSLKYLDMSNNLLRHSGADMQCQWAESLTELDLSSNQLADAVFECLPVNVRKLGLQNNQISSVPRGVAELKSLEELNLASNRLADLPGCSGFPSLQFLNVEMNSILTPSADFFRSCPRVRELQAGHNPFKCSCELQAFIRLERQSGGKLFGWPAAYVCEYPEGLRGTELKDFHLSQLACNTTLLLVTALLLTLVLVAAVAFLCIYLDVPWYVRMTWQWTQTKRRAWHNPTRDPGTVLQFHAFISYSERDSLWVKNELIPNLEKGEGCVQLCQHERNFIPGKSIVENIINCIEKSYKSIFVLSPNFVQSEWCHYELYFAHHKLFSENSNSLILILLEPIPPYLIPARYHKLKALMAKRTYLEWPKERSKRALFWANLRAAISVNLPTADEN from the coding sequence ATGAGCTTTctcagaaacttttttttttacaagtgtCTGTTTGCATTAACTTTTTGGAACCATGTCAGCCTGTATGTGGAAGAGGAACTCTTCACATCTGCTTCTAACAATTTTCCAGAAGATGGTTCTGACCAAGAAGTCAAGAGCCTGGCACGCCTGTATACAAATAGTCCTTGGTCCAAAGCTAATTCTGATTGGGTTGTGATACAAAATACTACAGAAAGCCTGTCATTGTCAGAAATCCCACAGGACAGTGTAAACAAATTGGTAACTTTATTATCTAATTTCAGACAAGGATCCAGGTTAAAAAATCTGACACTGACAAATGTGTCAGTGGAATGGGATTCTCTTATGAAAATTTTTCAGACTGTATGGCACTCATCCATAGAATACTTCAATATTAACAGTGTAACACAACTGTCACAAATTGTAAGTTATGACTTTGACTATTCAGGTACCTCTATGAAAGCACTGACAGCGAAGAAAATTCTAATCACAGACTTATACTTCATACAGGATGACCTATACAGAATATTTGCAGATATGAATATTGCAGACATGTCAATAATTGATTCAGATATGATTCATATGCTTTGTCCTTCATCTGAGAGTCACTTTAGATACctaaattttttaaagaatgatTTAACAGATTTACTTTTTCAAAACTGTGACAACCTGCTTCACCTGGAGACATTAATCTTGCAGAAGAACAAATTTGAGAGCCTTCCCAAGGTAAGTTTCATGACCAGCCGTATGAAATCACTGAAATATCTGGACATGAGCAACAACCTGCTGCGCCACAGTGGTGCTGACATGCAGTGCCAGTGGGCTGAGTCCCTGACAGAGTTGGACCTGTCCTCCAATCAGTTGGCGGATGCTGTGTTTGAGTGCTTGCCAGTCAACGTCAGAAAACTCGGCCTACAAAACAATCAGAtcagcagtgtccccaggggggtGGCGGAGCTGAAATCCTTGGAAGAGCTGAACCTGGCATCGAACAGGCTGGCTGACCTGCCAGGGTGCAGTGGCTTTCCGTCCCTGCAGTTCCTGAACGTCGAGATGAATTCGATCCTCACCCCATCTGCTGACTTCTTCCGGAGCTGCCCAAGGGTCAGGGAGCTGCAGGCCGGGCACAACCCATTCAAGTGTTCGTGTGAGCTGCAAGCCTTTATCCGCCTGGAGAGGCAGTCAGGGGGGAAGCTGTTTGGCTGGCCGGCGGCATACGTGTGCGAGTACCCGGAAGGCTTGCGAGGAACGGAGCTCAAGGACTTCCACCTGAGCCAGCTGGCTTGCAACACGACGCTCCTGCTTGTGACAGCGCTGCTGCTGACGCTGGTGCTGGTGGCTGCGGTGGCCTTTCTGTGCATCTACCTGGATGTGCCGTGGTACGTGCGGATGACGTGGCAGTGGACGCAGACGAAGCGCAGAGCTTGGCACAACCCCACCAGAGATCCGGGAACCGTTCTGCAGTTTCACGCGTTCATTTCCTACAGCGAGCGCGATTCGCTGTGGGTGAAGAACGAGCTGATCCCGAACCTGGAGAAGGGGGAGGGCTGCGTACAACTGTGCCAGCACGAGAGAAACTTTATCCCCGGCAAGAGCATTGTGGAGAACATCATTAACTGCATTGAGAAGAGCTACAAGTCGATCTTTGTGTTGTCTCCCAACTTTGTGCAGAGTGAGTGGTGTCACTATGAGCTGTACTTTGCCCATCACAAGTTATTCAGTGAGAATTCCAACAGCTTAATCCTCATTTTACTGGAGCCAATCCCTCCGTACCTTATCCCTGCCAGGTATCACAAGCTGAAAGCTCTCATGGCAAAGCGCACCTACCTGGAGTGGCCAAAGGAGAGGAGCAAGCGTGCCCTATTCTGGGCTAACCTGAGGGCAGCTATTAGCGTTAATCTGCCAACTGCTGATGAAAACTAG
- the LOC138109903 gene encoding toll-like receptor 1 isoform X1, with the protein MAGLEQRWTVKKSIEHLQGTESSVTQNMSFLRNFFFYKCLFALTFWNHVSLYVEEELFTSASNNFPEDGSDQEVKSLARLYTNSPWSKANSDWVVIQNTTESLSLSEIPQDSVNKLVTLLSNFRQGSRLKNLTLTNVSVEWDSLMKIFQTVWHSSIEYFNINSVTQLSQIVSYDFDYSGTSMKALTAKKILITDLYFIQDDLYRIFADMNIADMSIIDSDMIHMLCPSSESHFRYLNFLKNDLTDLLFQNCDNLLHLETLILQKNKFESLPKVSFMTSRMKSLKYLDMSNNLLRHSGADMQCQWAESLTELDLSSNQLADAVFECLPVNVRKLGLQNNQISSVPRGVAELKSLEELNLASNRLADLPGCSGFPSLQFLNVEMNSILTPSADFFRSCPRVRELQAGHNPFKCSCELQAFIRLERQSGGKLFGWPAAYVCEYPEGLRGTELKDFHLSQLACNTTLLLVTALLLTLVLVAAVAFLCIYLDVPWYVRMTWQWTQTKRRAWHNPTRDPGTVLQFHAFISYSERDSLWVKNELIPNLEKGEGCVQLCQHERNFIPGKSIVENIINCIEKSYKSIFVLSPNFVQSEWCHYELYFAHHKLFSENSNSLILILLEPIPPYLIPARYHKLKALMAKRTYLEWPKERSKRALFWANLRAAISVNLPTADEN; encoded by the exons ATGG caGGATTAGAACAAAGATGGACTGTTAAGAAAAGTATTGAGCATCTTCAAGGAACAGAAAGCAGTGTGACACAAAATATGAGCTTTctcagaaacttttttttttacaagtgtCTGTTTGCATTAACTTTTTGGAACCATGTCAGCCTGTATGTGGAAGAGGAACTCTTCACATCTGCTTCTAACAATTTTCCAGAAGATGGTTCTGACCAAGAAGTCAAGAGCCTGGCACGCCTGTATACAAATAGTCCTTGGTCCAAAGCTAATTCTGATTGGGTTGTGATACAAAATACTACAGAAAGCCTGTCATTGTCAGAAATCCCACAGGACAGTGTAAACAAATTGGTAACTTTATTATCTAATTTCAGACAAGGATCCAGGTTAAAAAATCTGACACTGACAAATGTGTCAGTGGAATGGGATTCTCTTATGAAAATTTTTCAGACTGTATGGCACTCATCCATAGAATACTTCAATATTAACAGTGTAACACAACTGTCACAAATTGTAAGTTATGACTTTGACTATTCAGGTACCTCTATGAAAGCACTGACAGCGAAGAAAATTCTAATCACAGACTTATACTTCATACAGGATGACCTATACAGAATATTTGCAGATATGAATATTGCAGACATGTCAATAATTGATTCAGATATGATTCATATGCTTTGTCCTTCATCTGAGAGTCACTTTAGATACctaaattttttaaagaatgatTTAACAGATTTACTTTTTCAAAACTGTGACAACCTGCTTCACCTGGAGACATTAATCTTGCAGAAGAACAAATTTGAGAGCCTTCCCAAGGTAAGTTTCATGACCAGCCGTATGAAATCACTGAAATATCTGGACATGAGCAACAACCTGCTGCGCCACAGTGGTGCTGACATGCAGTGCCAGTGGGCTGAGTCCCTGACAGAGTTGGACCTGTCCTCCAATCAGTTGGCGGATGCTGTGTTTGAGTGCTTGCCAGTCAACGTCAGAAAACTCGGCCTACAAAACAATCAGAtcagcagtgtccccaggggggtGGCGGAGCTGAAATCCTTGGAAGAGCTGAACCTGGCATCGAACAGGCTGGCTGACCTGCCAGGGTGCAGTGGCTTTCCGTCCCTGCAGTTCCTGAACGTCGAGATGAATTCGATCCTCACCCCATCTGCTGACTTCTTCCGGAGCTGCCCAAGGGTCAGGGAGCTGCAGGCCGGGCACAACCCATTCAAGTGTTCGTGTGAGCTGCAAGCCTTTATCCGCCTGGAGAGGCAGTCAGGGGGGAAGCTGTTTGGCTGGCCGGCGGCATACGTGTGCGAGTACCCGGAAGGCTTGCGAGGAACGGAGCTCAAGGACTTCCACCTGAGCCAGCTGGCTTGCAACACGACGCTCCTGCTTGTGACAGCGCTGCTGCTGACGCTGGTGCTGGTGGCTGCGGTGGCCTTTCTGTGCATCTACCTGGATGTGCCGTGGTACGTGCGGATGACGTGGCAGTGGACGCAGACGAAGCGCAGAGCTTGGCACAACCCCACCAGAGATCCGGGAACCGTTCTGCAGTTTCACGCGTTCATTTCCTACAGCGAGCGCGATTCGCTGTGGGTGAAGAACGAGCTGATCCCGAACCTGGAGAAGGGGGAGGGCTGCGTACAACTGTGCCAGCACGAGAGAAACTTTATCCCCGGCAAGAGCATTGTGGAGAACATCATTAACTGCATTGAGAAGAGCTACAAGTCGATCTTTGTGTTGTCTCCCAACTTTGTGCAGAGTGAGTGGTGTCACTATGAGCTGTACTTTGCCCATCACAAGTTATTCAGTGAGAATTCCAACAGCTTAATCCTCATTTTACTGGAGCCAATCCCTCCGTACCTTATCCCTGCCAGGTATCACAAGCTGAAAGCTCTCATGGCAAAGCGCACCTACCTGGAGTGGCCAAAGGAGAGGAGCAAGCGTGCCCTATTCTGGGCTAACCTGAGGGCAGCTATTAGCGTTAATCTGCCAACTGCTGATGAAAACTAG